The DNA sequence GTCGGGGCGACGCTGCCCGCAGGATGCCGTGAAGAACCCGTCACACAAGCGTCTCATCTTCGGCGAAAATCCCCCGGACGAACGGCGCGAGGTCGGACACGCGGAGAACATCCTGTAGCATGGTCAGAACTCCATCCAGAGACCGTGATTCTGACCCACATTCTAACCGGTTCTCGTATGTCACAACTTAGGAAATGAGGTCAGAAACCCGGATGTGGCACGGCTCTGCGGGACGCCGCGTATGACCCAAACCATTGCCGCCGTCGCCCTGCCTGCGATGGCGCTATCACTCGGATGGGGCATTCGTGGTCAGTACGGCGGCAGGCACGGCGCGATGGTCGCCGGAGCCCTGGTCGGACTGGCTCTGGCATGGATCACGGAGAGCTCCGGTGCCTGGGGCATCGCCTGCATCGCGGCGGTCGCCATGTCCGCCGGCGGCGTCATGACCTATGGGCAGACCATCGGGTTGACGCAGAACCCGGACAGCGTCGGGCTCTACTGGAAGGGCATGTTCGGGCTCGCCCTCAAAGGCTCCGCCTGGATCGGCTCGGCGGCGCTGTGGATGGGCATCGCGTCTGGATACGCCCGGTACGACCTGCACGAGCTCGTCGGTCTCGGCATTGGGCAGTTCCTCGTCGGTCTCGCAGGCGTCGGACTCCTGAACCGCCCTCACGACCCGCCGAAGCGTCTCCCGCGCATCTACTTCTCGAATGCCAACGATCTCCGACCGCGCGTCGAGTGGTGGGGCGGCATGTGGTCGGGTCTGCTGCTCCTCGCCTTCTACGTTGGCGTGGTGAAGCGCGACCTGTTCGCCCTGGGCATGGGCGCGTTCGGCATGGCGGGAGGCTTCGGGTTCCCGCTGGGGCAGAGCATCCAAGCATGGGCTCAGCATCGGTCGCAGGCTGGTCGTCCGGTTGGCAGGTGGGTCGATTGGTGGAAGGTCATGGAGCTCACCTTCGGGGCGTCGGCGGGCGCCGCTATCGGGCTCGGATGGCTGCTGTTGACGGCGCGCGGCTTCGAGACGGGTCGCCATCCCCTTCCGTCCGTCCCGACGTGGGGATTCGTCGCCCTCGCGTCGGTCTACGCCGCCGTCTACATCGCTTCGCTGTTGCGTGTCACGCCGCTGAACGTCGGGCTTTCGGCTCCCTACGCCGAAGCGATGTTGCTGCTGCCGCTCGTCGCAGGGGCTCATGCCCCGCCGTTCCTGCTCGGGTTGGTGCTGTCGAGCATCGCGTCGATCCGGAACGCTCGTCGGTTCTACGCGGACGGCATCGTTCGCGCTCGCCTAGCCAGTGCCATCGCGGTCTCGGGCACGATCTTGGGAGCCGGGCTCGGGTGGGTCGTATGCCGCGATGACCTGACGCGCTGGTTCCTGTTCGTCGTCTGGTTCCAGACGCTTTCGACGGTGACGTGGAGCGGAATGAGAGCTTTGGTGAACCCGGATCGAGACTCGGACGCCCAGCGCGGGAGACTCCGTGCGACGGTGAGAACCTGGGGAACCGGGCTCCCCGTCGAGTGCGTCCTCGTCGCCCTCGCCGCTGCCGTTACGTTGTGGGTGGTCGCTGTGCAATGACGTAGACGGCGCTGGCGATCTGATGCGAATCGCGTCGTCGCGCCAGCCAGAGGTCGAGCAACAGGAGCGGCGCGGTCGCCCACCCGACCAGCCAGGCGACGACCTTCGCGATCCACAGGTTCCCGAACGACACGACCAGTCCGACCCACTCGCGCAAGACCCAGTGCAGCGATGCCGTCGGTCCGACGCACACGCCGGATTCGCCGACATCGAACGCGGCGAACAAAGCCTCGAATCCGGCGAGCGTCCAGCGCTGGTAGTCCGCCGGCGAGGCGTGGAATCCTTGCAGGAAAGGCACGGCGGCGCAGACGATGCCTCCTGGCAGGAGCGCCCGGCGTATCTCGTCCACAACCGCCGCCGGGTCTCTGACGTGTTCCAACACCGCTTCGATGATCACGAGTTCCAGGGACGAATCGGCGAAGGGCAGCCTGTGGCAGTCACCGACAACGTCCGTGCCCGGCATCGGGACGATCTCCAGGTTCCACACATGCGGGGCGCGTTTCCGCTCGCCGGCTCCCACGTCGGCGACGCGAGCCAGGGGACCCGCCTCGCGGATCAGCCGCGCGACCCGTCGATCCCATACGGGCGCCGCATAGGGACACGAGGCGACGGCATACAGCCACCGATGCTTCTTCACCCATCGCTTGAACCGTACGAACGCCGCGCTCATCGGCGCCCTCCGCCTCGCGCCGCGTCCTGGAGCAGCTCCAGGTACGAGTCGGCGATGCTCGACCACGAGTAGCGCTCGACCCGCTGGCGACTCGCAACGCCGAATGCGGCGCGACTCGCAGGATTAGCGATGAGCTCCTCTAGCCGTTGAGCCAGCGCCTCGTGGTCGCCGACGGCGAAGCGATACCCGTTGGAGCCGTCCTCAACCAGTTCCTGCATGCCCTGGACGTCGGTCGCGACAATCGGCAAGCCCGTCGCCATCGCCTCCAGCACGACGAGAGGCATGCCTTCCGCGTGAGACGTGAGCGCGTAGATGTCGGCAGCCGCGTATCGCGCAGGCAGATCGGCATAGGAGACGGTTCCTGCGAATCGGACCCGATGACCCACTCCCAACGTCTCCGCCAACCGTTCAAGCGACTGCCTCTCGGGCCCGTCTCCGACGATCTCGACTTCGAAGCCCGTGCGCCCGCGCTGCTCCAGGGCTGCGGTGGCGCGGATCAGAGCGTCGAACCCCTTGCGAGGGATCAGCCTGCCGATGCCGAGGATGCGCGCGGGCCCCTCGCTGCGGTGCTCCTTGGGCGTGAACGCCTCCAGATCGACGCCGTCCGGGATGACGGCGACCGATGCGGTCGGATCGGTGGCGCGGGCGAGGTCACGCAGTCCGTCGCTGCACGCGACGACGTGCGACGCCTCGCGCCAGATGGCTCGGATCGCCGGTTTCAGCAGGACGTACAGATAGCGGTAGTAAGGAGGCTCCGGGTTCGGTCGCGGCACGTCCCTGCCGCCGAGAAACACGACGTACGGTAGCCCCGTCCTTCGCCGGAGCCAGTACGCCCCGACGCCGGAAGGTATCCCGAAGAAGGCGTGCACCGCGTCGTATGGCGCGTCGCGGTGGTGTTTCGCCGCCGCGATGGACGAGCTCACGCAGTAGGAGAGCATCTCGTGGACTTGGGCGACGTTCGTACTCCGGCGCATCGCGCGGACGCGCACGATGCGGTAGCCGTCGCGTTCCTCGTCGCTGGGCAGGTCATGGTACGCCGAGGTGAGCACATCTACCTGGTGACCGCGTCGGGCGTACTCGCGGGCGAGGCGTTCGGTCACGCGACCGCCGCCGCCGCCCAGGGGCGGGAACTCGTAGTTGAGCAGCAGAAGCCGCACGACGGTAGGGCCCCGCTCAGTGCATACTGAAGTAGGCGACAGCCGCCGCGAGGAACATCCTCGTGCGCTCGACCATGTCCGGCAGCGCGATGGACTCCAAGTCCGAGTGAGCGCCGACGGCTCTGGGTCCGAACCAGAGCGCGGGAACGCCGCCTTCGCGCGTCCAGGTCGCCGCATCGCCCACCGAGGCGAAGCCCTCGATGCGCGGCTCAGAGCCCCGGACGAGTCGGAACGATTCGGACGCAGCGGCGACGATGGGGCTGGCGTCAGGAACCCGGTAGCCCTCGCGGACGAGCTGCCACTCGACGGCGACGTGGACACCCGTCTCCGATCCGACGGATCGGACGATCTCCCCGAACTCCGCCTGGACGTCCTCGAACGACCGCTCAGGATGCCATCGCCGCGTGCCGACGATCTGGGCGCGATTCGGGAACCGGTTGTAGAAGTCTCCGCCGTGGGCTTCGCCGACGAAGATGGTCTCCGGCTGCAACAGTACGTGGCTCCGCTCCGCCAGGCGGGCCCGAAACGCCTCGATGCGCGCCAACAGATGCCCTGCCGCGAAGAGCGGATGCGGCGTCCCGGGAGGCGTCGCGTTCTCGTGCTGGACGTCGCCATCGCGGGTCAGCACCGCTCGGAAGATCGCCATGCCTCGACCGGCGACGGCGAGGAAGTCGTGCGGACCCTCGGCGATCAGCGCGGCGTCGCCGATATCCCCGGCGCGGATCATCTCGCGAACGTCCTGTCCGTACCCGAAGGGCGCTTCGTGCCATCCGTGTGTCGTGACGAGAAGCCGTCCAGGATACGGGAAGCCGACCTCGGCGAAGACGCGCGCCGCCTCGGCGATGACGGCGAGTCCGCCCTTCATGTCGGCAGCGCCGCGTCCGTAGAGCGTCTCGCCGTGGATGCGCGGCGGCGGGTGCGGCAACGGTTCCACGCGCTCAGAGCCGTCGAAGCCGGGGACGACATGGGCGATGGTGTCGATGTGCCCATCGAACTGGAGGGTCGGGCCCGCCCTGGTTCCCTCCAGTGTGGCAGCCAGATTCGGCGCGTTCGGAAGAGGATCGGTGAGCCGGACGCGGAGACCGGCATCGGACAGGAGACCGGCATAGTGCTCCGTCGCGGCGCGCGTGTCGCCGGTCGGGCTGGGTATGTTGACGAGCTCCCACGCCATTCGCAGGAGCCGATCCGGTTGGATGGCGGCTTCGAGCCGTCGCAGGCAATCGCTGTCGAGCGCGGTCATGCCTGGCGCTATTTCAGGAGCGGCAGCTTCACGGGCTGCCCTGTCCGGTAGCACTCTTGAGCCGCGAACGCGATCTCGTGCGTGTGGATCGCGTCGTTCAGATTGCAGTGCGACTCGCGTCCCGCAAGGATGCACTCGACGAAGTGATCCATCTGACCCTGGAACGGGTGGTGCGTGACGTCGGCGCTGTCCGGCAGGATCGTCGGGATCGTGACCCAGCTCTTCTGCCCCGGGAACTTGTGCGACCAGACGCGGTTGTCCTTCACGGTTCCCTTGTTGCCGAAGATCTCCAGCGGGAACGTGTACGGCATGATCGCCCCGTAGTTCACCGACACCTTGCCGATGGCTCCGTTGTCGAACTTGACGATGGCGACCTCGAAGTCCTCGTATTCCAACGGCGGGGCGTTCTCGACCCACTTCCCGGCGAGGTAGTCGTACTCGCGGTTCAAGCCTTTGCGCCAGCCGCCACAATAGGCGAACACCTCGGTCGCCTTCGCCGCCTCGAACTGACCGGCTCCCGCGAACCAGCGGATCGCGTCGATGGCGTGGCATCCGCCCGTGACGAACGCGCTGACGCCGGTTGTCTTCTTGCGGGCATCCTCGTAGCCCGTCCACCAACTGGCGATGTCGTGCTGGTAATCCGCCTCGACGGCGTAGACCTTGCCGAGGGCGTCATCGGCGATCATCGCCTTTAGCGTCTCGAAGAGCGGGTTCCACCGCAGCACGAAGCTGACGATGGTCCGCACGCCCGCCTTGTGCACGGCGTCGCGCATCGCGCGGATCTCGTCGATGCCGTTCGCGATGGGCTTTTCGATGACCACGTGCTTGCCAGCGTTCGCTGCCGCGATTGTGTTGGCGGCGTGGTGCTGCTGCGGCGTGCACACGCAGACGATATCGACACCGTCGTGCTTGAGCGCCGCGTCGAAGTCGTCGTACACGCCGGCGTCCCTCAACCCCGCCTCCTCGACGCGCGCCCGAGCGCTCGACAGGCGACGGCTCGACACCGCAACGACGCGCGTGTGCGGATTCCCCTCGAATGCCTTGATGTGCTGTGTCGAGACCCAACCCGCTCCGTGGACGAGCACGCCTAGCGACTTCGACATGGACTTCCCTCCCTAGCGCATCGAACTCGACCGCGCCCGAACCGATTATCGGAATCCATCGGCCACACGTCAAGGCGCGAAGCGGCTCCAGCGAACTCCTTGCGCCGGTTGCCGACGTTGGCATCGTCGTTAGCGGCTGGTCTTCAGCTTGCCCCATTTCGTCGCTGCCTTGCCGGACGGGTCCACAGACAAGTACGCGGAACCGCTGGCGAGGTACTCGATCACGTTGGTCGTCACTTTGCCCAGCGTTGCGAGGTCCTTGTTGTCGTCCGTGAAGTGGGGAAGTCGCCAGCCCATCCCGAACACCTTGCCGGCTTTCGACGTCCACTCGACGAACGCGCCCACTTCGTCGGCCCAGTCCTTGCCGGTCTCCCAGCAGTTGCCGATGGTCACGGCATCGACGAACTTGCGCGACCAGTAGTCCGAGCTCTTCGGGTACCCAAGCGACGTGACCTGGATCTTCTCGCCGACCTTCCGGTTGAACCCCTTCCAGATGGGGTGGTTCAGCGTATCGTCACGGATGACGACGGCGGCTGCTTGTCCGTCGTTCCCGGGCCCATAGATGCGCGGCACGCCGGTCTCGACGCCGAGCGGACTGGCGAGCATCTCCGCCGCCGCCGAGAGGAGCACCGCCCCGCCGCTGTCCACGTACGACTTCAGAGCCTTCTTGCCAGCGTCCGACAGCAGCGGATTCGGGTCGGTGTCGCCGTCGTGCCACCAGACGACCGCGTGGTTCGTCAGAGCGGCTTTAGCCAGATCGTTCGGATGAATCACCGTGACGGCGTAGTTCGCCTTCGCGTACTTGAGAGCGCCCTTGTTGTGCGCTCCAAAGGAACCCTCGTCACCGACGAACCCGACCGTGATCTTCTGCGCCGCAGCACTGAGCGAAATGGACGCCGCCAGCGCCGCGACGATGCACGCAAGCGCGTTTCGTCGCATCGTTCGTCTCCTTCAGGTATGACACGAGCACCCGAGTCGAAGGGCAGACGACCCATGGCGTCTCAGCCGTATAGCGGCTGGGACACCGGCGTGTCAAGTGAGCTCACGCGTCCAGCCAGCCACGAGAAAGCACCTCGTCGGCGCTCTGAAGGACGGCGTACGCATCGCTGAGGTTGTGCGACCGCGTGTACTCATTGGGAACCGCGATTGCGCGCTCGATGCCAGCCCGTCGCGCGCTCGCGATACCCGACGCCGAGTCCTCCAGCACAAGGCATTCTACGGGTCGGACGCCCAACAGCCGGGCGCACTCCAAGTAGATGTCAGGAGCCGGCTTACGAGCCGCTATCGTCGGATCGTCGCCGCAGACGATCGCGTCGAACCATTCCCCGGGCGCATCCTCCCACCACATCGAGCGGAACACCTGCGCCAGCGAGGTCTCCACGAACCGACGGATGGAGCTGGAGCCCACCGCCATGCGCAGCCCTCGCTCGCGGCACCCCTTGAGAAGCCCAGCGATCCCCGGCATCGGTTCCACCGCCGACCGATTGAGGATGTCTACGTAAACATCCGCTCGCTCCTCGATCAGCGTTCTGGCGTCCACGTTCAGACCGAACGCGTCGATGACCTCGCGCGCGTTCTCCAAGTCGGACTTGCCCACAAACGACGCGTGCATCTCCTCGTAGATCGTGACGCGCTGCGAGCTGTACCGTTGTGACACCTCCTCGAACGCCTGCTTCTGCAGGGTCTCCGTGTCGGCAAGCAAGCCATCGAGATCGAACAGGACGGCGCGGACCGGCGGCAAGCGTGACTCCAACGTACGATCCCCACGTGTAGTCGGCGTTTCGGCAGGCGACCATCCGAGCGTATCCGTTCGCGCGCTCGCGTTCAACCCGACCGTACACCATCGGTTGCACCGCGTGGTGTCAGCGAGCTATCATTTAGCACAGGCTAAATAATCCCGGGAGGTAGCCGATGGCACTCTTCAGATCGCGCAGGCGTCAGGAACGCGTCCGGCGCGTCCTCGTCGAGGACACGCTCAAGCACGTGCTCAGCGGCATGGATCAGGATCGACTCGCCACCGCCAAATCACTCGCAGGGCACCTCCAGACATCGCACCAGGAAGCGCTCGAGCTCGTCGCCGACATGGAGCAGCACCGCCTGCTCTCAGTCTCGTCCGCCGGTCTGCGGTTGACGGAGGAAGGCGAAGAGTGGGCGCTGCGCATCGTGCGCGCCCATCGCCTGTGGGAACGCTACCTCGCCGACGAGATCGGCAAGCCGGCGACGGCGCTCCACCGGGAGGCGGATCGCGCGGAGCATCGACTGAGCCCGGACGGCGTCGAATCGCTCGACGCCTTCCTTGGATACCCGCGCGAAGACCCGCACGGCGACCCGATCCCCGCCGCGCCGGGCGATCGCATGCAGCATGACTCGACCTCGTTGAGCGAGTGGGAAGCCGGGGTTCCGGCGCGCGTCGTTCACGTCGAGGATGAGCCGGCGTCCACCTTCCTGGAACTCACAAGAGCCGGGGTCCGCCCTGGCATGACCATCGAGGTGCGCGAATCCGGTTCAGCCGATATCACGCTGAACGACGGATCGAACGACATCGTCGTCTCGCGTGCCGCCGCCAGCCGCGTCGGCGTGGAGGCGGTGAGGCGACACGCAGACGACATGCCGCTGTCGCACCTGCGGCTGGGAGAGAAGGGGCGCGTGACGCGGTTGGACGAGCAATGTCGCGGCATGTCTCGCCGCCGACTCCTCGATCTGGGTATCGTCCCCGGAACCATTGTGGAATGCGCCCTATCCAGCATGTTCAGCGATCCCTGCGCCTATCGCGTGCGTGGGTCGATGATCGCTCTGCGGCGTGACCAGAGCGAGCGCATCCGCGTTGTACGCGAAAGCCGTTCGATCTGATGGCAAGGGAGGTCAAGATGCAGCGATCGGTCCCTGAAGGCGCGCCGACTGCGCACGGAGCACAGGAGTCATTCCTTCAGATCGCTCCGCCGCTCGGGGCGGAAGACTACACCATCACGCTGGCAGGCAACCCGAACACCGGCAAGAGCACGGTCTTCAACGCCCTCACGGGGCTCAAACAGCACACCGGCAACTGGGCGGGCAAGACCGTCGCTCGCGCCGAAGGTACACTCCGACACGGCGGGAAACGGTTCCGGTTGGTGGACCTGCCCGGCACCTACTCGCTGCTGTCCACTTCGGTCGATGAAGAGATCGCGCGCGACTTCATCCTCTTCGGACAGCCGGATTGCACGGTCGTCGTCGTCGACGCGACTGTTCTCGAGCGGAACCTGAACCTCGTCCTCCAAGTACTCGAAATCACGGATCGCGCTGTCGTGTGCGTCAACCTGATGGACGAAGCCCGCGCCAAGGGCATCGAGGTGGATGTCGATGCGCTGGCGGACGCATTGGGGGTTCCCGCGGTTGCCACGTCCGCGCTGCACGGTGAGGGACTTCCCGAACTGATGGACGCCGTGCTGGGTGTCGCCTCTGGCGAGGTGCGCCCGCACCCCAAGCGCATCGAATCGGCGGAGCCCGTCGCAGCAGGGATCGACGACCTGACCTCGCATGTCGCGCAGGCGTTTCCGAAGCTCTCCTGTCCCCGTTGGGTGGCGATGCGGCTCCTCGACGGCGACCCCAAGATGCGGGAGGCGGTCGCGACGGGTCAGTTGGCGCTCCTCGGCGACAGCCCGGCAGCCGTTCCCGTCGAAGCGCCGCCTCAGTCAATCGAGGCTGGTAGGACGGTCATCGAGTGCGCCTCCGAAGTGCAACGCTCCTTCCCGCCGGAGTACCGCGACCACATCGTCGAGAGCATCTACGCCCATGTGGAACGCATCGTCGCCGCTTGCGTGCGCTACACCGCGAGCCGCCGGCAGCGGTATGGCGATCT is a window from the Candidatus Poribacteria bacterium genome containing:
- a CDS encoding class I SAM-dependent methyltransferase, whose translation is MSAAFVRFKRWVKKHRWLYAVASCPYAAPVWDRRVARLIREAGPLARVADVGAGERKRAPHVWNLEIVPMPGTDVVGDCHRLPFADSSLELVIIEAVLEHVRDPAAVVDEIRRALLPGGIVCAAVPFLQGFHASPADYQRWTLAGFEALFAAFDVGESGVCVGPTASLHWVLREWVGLVVSFGNLWIAKVVAWLVGWATAPLLLLDLWLARRRDSHQIASAVYVIAQRPPTT
- a CDS encoding glycosyltransferase family 4 protein, which gives rise to MRRPGRAKAAFPRSGSDPEPSALTRTWSPSRCRTWSSARGCSSRRLSPTSVCTERGPTVVRLLLLNYEFPPLGGGGGRVTERLAREYARRGHQVDVLTSAYHDLPSDEERDGYRIVRVRAMRRSTNVAQVHEMLSYCVSSSIAAAKHHRDAPYDAVHAFFGIPSGVGAYWLRRRTGLPYVVFLGGRDVPRPNPEPPYYRYLYVLLKPAIRAIWREASHVVACSDGLRDLARATDPTASVAVIPDGVDLEAFTPKEHRSEGPARILGIGRLIPRKGFDALIRATAALEQRGRTGFEVEIVGDGPERQSLERLAETLGVGHRVRFAGTVSYADLPARYAAADIYALTSHAEGMPLVVLEAMATGLPIVATDVQGMQELVEDGSNGYRFAVGDHEALAQRLEELIANPASRAAFGVASRQRVERYSWSSIADSYLELLQDAARGGGRR
- a CDS encoding M20 family metallopeptidase, whose protein sequence is MPRHRRDPLVRGSRSVRGGEGDRGVRLLWRLAQRLEPRVRLPRREVGRERPAVGIRGLRGRHRQVRQRSHRQGVGELRGDHAVHVPAGDLRQQGNREGQPRLVAQVPGAEELGHDPDDPAGQRRRHAPPVPGSDGSLRRVHPCGTRVALQSERRDPHARDRVRGSRVLPDRAAREAAAPEIAPGMTALDSDCLRRLEAAIQPDRLLRMAWELVNIPSPTGDTRAATEHYAGLLSDAGLRVRLTDPLPNAPNLAATLEGTRAGPTLQFDGHIDTIAHVVPGFDGSERVEPLPHPPPRIHGETLYGRGAADMKGGLAVIAEAARVFAEVGFPYPGRLLVTTHGWHEAPFGYGQDVREMIRAGDIGDAALIAEGPHDFLAVAGRGMAIFRAVLTRDGDVQHENATPPGTPHPLFAAGHLLARIEAFRARLAERSHVLLQPETIFVGEAHGGDFYNRFPNRAQIVGTRRWHPERSFEDVQAEFGEIVRSVGSETGVHVAVEWQLVREGYRVPDASPIVAAASESFRLVRGSEPRIEGFASVGDAATWTREGGVPALWFGPRAVGAHSDLESIALPDMVERTRMFLAAAVAYFSMH
- a CDS encoding Gfo/Idh/MocA family oxidoreductase, whose protein sequence is MSKSLGVLVHGAGWVSTQHIKAFEGNPHTRVVAVSSRRLSSARARVEEAGLRDAGVYDDFDAALKHDGVDIVCVCTPQQHHAANTIAAANAGKHVVIEKPIANGIDEIRAMRDAVHKAGVRTIVSFVLRWNPLFETLKAMIADDALGKVYAVEADYQHDIASWWTGYEDARKKTTGVSAFVTGGCHAIDAIRWFAGAGQFEAAKATEVFAYCGGWRKGLNREYDYLAGKWVENAPPLEYEDFEVAIVKFDNGAIGKVSVNYGAIMPYTFPLEIFGNKGTVKDNRVWSHKFPGQKSWVTIPTILPDSADVTHHPFQGQMDHFVECILAGRESHCNLNDAIHTHEIAFAAQECYRTGQPVKLPLLK
- a CDS encoding HAD family phosphatase, with protein sequence MNASARTDTLGWSPAETPTTRGDRTLESRLPPVRAVLFDLDGLLADTETLQKQAFEEVSQRYSSQRVTIYEEMHASFVGKSDLENAREVIDAFGLNVDARTLIEERADVYVDILNRSAVEPMPGIAGLLKGCRERGLRMAVGSSSIRRFVETSLAQVFRSMWWEDAPGEWFDAIVCGDDPTIAARKPAPDIYLECARLLGVRPVECLVLEDSASGIASARRAGIERAIAVPNEYTRSHNLSDAYAVLQSADEVLSRGWLDA
- a CDS encoding metal-dependent transcriptional regulator is translated as MALFRSRRRQERVRRVLVEDTLKHVLSGMDQDRLATAKSLAGHLQTSHQEALELVADMEQHRLLSVSSAGLRLTEEGEEWALRIVRAHRLWERYLADEIGKPATALHREADRAEHRLSPDGVESLDAFLGYPREDPHGDPIPAAPGDRMQHDSTSLSEWEAGVPARVVHVEDEPASTFLELTRAGVRPGMTIEVRESGSADITLNDGSNDIVVSRAAASRVGVEAVRRHADDMPLSHLRLGEKGRVTRLDEQCRGMSRRRLLDLGIVPGTIVECALSSMFSDPCAYRVRGSMIALRRDQSERIRVVRESRSI